One Aquarana catesbeiana isolate 2022-GZ linkage group LG04, ASM4218655v1, whole genome shotgun sequence genomic region harbors:
- the LOC141139937 gene encoding posterior protein-like has translation MELVYTYVKKYASANYHSCADEPLKSQCNVLLSQCQQHNSRLGKQLKKKVKKERLANEIAVLLRIKFISEQMEGKWEAERRRLGEDIEKISENLIKIATDSSSEMDQLRTTAGNLSERNSELQKQLQRCSMDCDMKSKLLESLRVKLSEMEELVMSLERKLANAHSQLLTKEQCTVLLNEDKGTCQLANICTVNEEKGCDETHSAIAPIASKQDNSLITIQERLTLCQILGEFNALESPVSLSNKFEALVLRFHLTNEDACSLLRAWLPGPLAGQLFAQVNDSLADAEVRRKELQRIVDSRDNGMSDLQRMRFRRGDDPILFCSEYLALYTKVFNCPDLLEDDTSFIYSMANKCYVSYPIRMALRNARSYQNFVNILRDFCQESSGREYESKAGVSVISRGTGRQREFRCSKWNRHGHRFCKDLNIASMQQETPELQGAQAAITELSSKHAIAECAMVEVPSAHAQCSAKIGVKHAEKPDALIAASDVAMTEINGGDVNKSAITVLESDSGVETSDDSDDESVNFAYSKHSNHSNNVQQCEFPLPYAQRRAYTERPALKCFLCKRGGHIAKNCWAANNGIKRRSQYPKTTPRHYEVYSARWGSNPKHGGCSNHTHFPLKTQMRRLQTEDRQYGEQLRRVKMEVAAWLFKCSTGENNVSST, from the coding sequence atggaactggtgtatacatatgttaaaaagtacgcttctgccaattatcattcatgtgcagatgaacctcttaaaagccagtgtaacGTTCTATTGTCACAATGTCAACAACATAATAGCAgattgggtaaacagctaaaaaagaaagttaaaaaagaaaggttggcaaatgaaattgcagtgttgctcagaattaaatttatatctgagcaaatggaggggaagtgggaagcagagaggagacgtctcggggaggacatagagaaaatcagtgaaaaccttaTAAAGATCGCAACAGactccagtagtgagatggatcAATTGCGGACTACAGCAggcaatttgtcagaaagaaacagtgagctacaaaAACAGCTgcagaggtgcagcatggactgtgatatgaagagcaaacttttagagtcattgcgagtaaagttgtcagagatggaagagttggttatgtctttagaaagaaagttagcaaatgcacactcccagcttcttactaaagagcaatgtacAGTATTGCTCAATGAGGACAAAGGAACgtgccaattggccaatatctgcacagtcaatgaggagaagggTTGTgatgaaacacattctgctattgcacccatagcttcgaagcaggataacagtttgattacaatccaagagagacttactttgtgccagattctgggtgaatttaatgccctggaatcaccagtgagtctgtccaataaatttgaggctctagtccttaGATTTCATTTGActaatgaggatgcatgttctcttctgagagcatggctaccaggacctttggcaggccagttatttgcacaggttaatgatagcttagcagatgcagaggtgcggaggaaagagttgcagcgtattgtggacagtcgtgataatggtatgagtgatttacaacgaatgagatttaggagaggagatgacccaattttgttctgcagtgagtatcttgcattgtatacgaaagtgttcaactgtcctgacttattggaggatgatacaagtttcatatactcaatggccaataagtgttatgtaagctatcccattAGAATGGCTTtgaggaatgctagatcctaccaaaattttgtcaatatcctgcgagacttctgtcaagagtccagtggtAGGGAATATGagtcaaaggcaggtgtatccgtaataagcagaggtacaggaaggcagagagagttcagatgttctaaatggaataggcatggacatagattttgtaaagACCTTAACATTGCTAGCATGCAGCAGGAAACtccagaattacagggtgcacaggcagccataacggagttatcctccaaacatgcaatagccgaatgtgcaatggtggaggtaccctccgcacatgcacagtgctcagcaaagataggaGTCAAGCATGCAGAAAaaccagacgctcttattgctgcaagtgatgttgctatgacagaaatcaatggtggagatgtaaataaaagtgcgataactgtgcttgaaagtgattcaggagttgaaacttcggatgactcagacgatgaaagtgtaaattttgcttattccaagcatagtaatcatAGTAATAATGTCCAACAATGTGAGTTTCCACTGccgtatgctcaaagaagggcctatacagagagaccagccctcaaatgttttttgtgtaaaagggggggtcacatcgctaaaaattgttgggcggcgaataatggtatcaaaagaagatcgcagtaccccaaaacgaccccaaggcattatgaagtgtattctgcccgatggggtagcaacccaaagcatggaggctgTAGTAATCAcacccatttccctttaaagacccaaatgcggagactgcAGACTGAAGATCGCCAATATGGGGAACAGTTACGtagagtcaaaatggaggtagctgcatggttattcaaatgtagcactggggaaaacaatgttagcagcacttag